The Terracoccus luteus genome includes a region encoding these proteins:
- a CDS encoding LacI family DNA-binding transcriptional regulator gives MPTRGRPRPTRPTLRDVADAAGVSVSTASLAFSGKGPVATATAERVRAAAGSLGFTGPNPLAASLRQGRSGVVAVLVEGRLRTAFRDPFAIAVLDGLAEALEELPAGMLLVGQPTDEGASVVPRLAPLALDAVVFSLCGPGENPAVEHLAARGVPMFSTGVPGDRRVTQVRIDERAAGVLVAQHVHDLGHRRVAHVALPMHPSSTAGPVLDAEATPDQVTVPSVGRLLGYRDVFGPDAPAVQTGDGSSFEGGRLAGRALLDVPPGRRPTAVVAQSDVIAAGVIVAAEELGLRVPDDLSVTGFDGVELPWLPHRITTVDQQGREKGRRLGELVRRRLTGSRPRSVTQPVSLRPGTTTAPPP, from the coding sequence ATGCCCACCCGCGGTCGACCCCGACCCACCCGGCCCACCCTGCGCGACGTCGCCGACGCCGCCGGTGTGTCGGTCTCGACGGCTTCCCTCGCCTTCAGCGGCAAGGGCCCGGTGGCGACCGCGACGGCCGAGCGCGTCCGGGCGGCGGCCGGCTCGCTCGGCTTCACCGGCCCCAACCCGCTCGCCGCCTCGCTGCGGCAGGGACGCTCCGGCGTGGTGGCCGTGCTCGTCGAGGGCCGACTGCGCACCGCCTTCCGTGACCCCTTCGCCATCGCCGTGCTCGACGGCCTGGCCGAGGCCCTCGAGGAGCTGCCGGCGGGCATGCTGCTCGTGGGCCAGCCCACCGACGAGGGCGCCTCGGTCGTCCCCCGTCTCGCACCCCTCGCCCTCGACGCCGTCGTCTTCTCGCTCTGCGGGCCGGGCGAGAACCCGGCGGTCGAGCACCTCGCGGCCCGCGGGGTGCCCATGTTCAGCACGGGCGTGCCGGGCGACCGCCGGGTCACCCAGGTGCGCATCGACGAGCGAGCCGCCGGCGTGCTCGTCGCGCAGCACGTCCACGACCTCGGCCACCGCCGCGTCGCCCACGTCGCGCTGCCGATGCACCCGTCGAGCACGGCCGGGCCGGTGCTCGACGCGGAGGCGACGCCCGACCAGGTCACGGTGCCGTCGGTCGGTCGCCTGCTCGGCTACCGCGACGTCTTCGGCCCCGACGCTCCCGCGGTGCAGACCGGCGACGGCTCGTCGTTCGAGGGCGGCCGCCTGGCCGGTCGGGCGCTGCTCGACGTCCCGCCCGGACGGCGCCCCACCGCCGTGGTCGCACAGTCGGACGTCATCGCCGCCGGGGTCATCGTCGCGGCGGAGGAGCTCGGCCTGCGCGTGCCCGACGACCTCAGCGTCACCGGGTTCGACGGCGTCGAGCTGCCGTGGCTCCCCCACCGCATCACGACCGTCGACCAGCAGGGTCGCGAGAAGGGCCGACGGCTCGGCGAGCTCGTGCGACGACGACTGACCGGGTCACGGCCGCGGTCGGTCACGC